The following proteins come from a genomic window of Lycium ferocissimum isolate CSIRO_LF1 chromosome 4, AGI_CSIRO_Lferr_CH_V1, whole genome shotgun sequence:
- the LOC132054729 gene encoding LOB domain-containing protein 16-like has protein sequence MATGTGSPCGACKFLRRKCALDCIFAPYFCSEEGPSKFAAIHKVFGASNVSKLLQHVPLDDRCDAVVTIAYEAQARIKDPVYGCVANIFALQQQVAYLQAQLMQVKGQLAQNFINSNNSVNAYNNPHWSNNMALSGQMAPANPNYNNVKSNSSPQSSSLESADHYSDSHGMNMQDIQSLDHFLEYQNYTSS, from the exons ATGGCTACTGGGACAGGGTCACCATGTGGTGCATGCAAATTTCTAAGGAGAAAGTGTGCTCTTGATTGTATATTTGCACCTTATTTTTGCTCTGAAGAAGGGCCTTCTAAATTTGCTGCTATTCATAAAGTGTTTGGAGCAAGTAATGTGTCTAAATTGTTGCAACATGTCCCTTTGGATGATCGTTGTGATGCTGTTGTTACAATTGCTTATGAAGCACAAGCTAGGATTAAAGATCCTGTCTATGGCTGTGTTGCTAATATCTTTGCTTTACAGCAACAG GTAGCTTATTTACAGGCTCAACTGATGCAAGTGAAAGGTCAGCTAGCACAAAACTTTATCAATTCAAACAATTCAGTGAATGCTTATAATAATCCTCATTGGAGCAACAATATGGCTTTAAGTGGACAAATGGCTCCAGCTAATCCAAATTATAATAATGTGAAGTCCAACTCATCACCACAAAGCTCATCACTGGAATCTGCTGATCATTATAGTGATAGCCATGGGATGAATATGCAAGACATACAAAGTTTAGACCATTTCTTGGAGTATCAAAATTATACAAGTAGCTAG